One part of the Desulfobacterales bacterium genome encodes these proteins:
- a CDS encoding PD-(D/E)XK nuclease family transposase, with the protein MKYHIDPTVDCVFKRLLGSEENKNLLIHFLNAVIKPPANKKITHVDILNPYNDKDFISDK; encoded by the coding sequence ATGAAATATCATATAGACCCAACAGTAGATTGCGTATTTAAAAGATTACTTGGCTCTGAAGAAAATAAAAATCTTTTGATTCACTTTTTAAATGCAGTTATAAAACCTCCAGCGAATAAAAAGATAACGCATGTTGATATTCTTAATCCGTATAATGATAAAGATTTTATTTCAGATAAAT